A window of Bacteroidota bacterium contains these coding sequences:
- a CDS encoding PfkB family carbohydrate kinase, which translates to MSLLVVGTVAFDTVRTPFGAAERILGGAGTYASLSASYFGVKSRIVSVVGGDFPQENMDLLKSRNVDLEGLEIIKGEKSFFWEGEYHNDMNSRTTIATEVNVFEKFEANIPESYKESDYLLLGNLHPAIQNSVLEQMNKRPKLVVMDTMNFWMDNAWDELLATIRKVDVLAINDEEARQLSGEYSLLKAANAIMTMGPKFLIIKKGEHGALLFNDDKVFFAPALPLENVFDPTGAGDTFAGGFVGYLSKTDDLSFENMKRAVIYGSAMASFTVEKFGTDRLIDLSDEEVSDRLQKFLTLTKFDILL; encoded by the coding sequence ATGAGTTTATTGGTAGTAGGTACAGTTGCTTTTGATACTGTAAGAACGCCATTTGGTGCAGCCGAAAGAATTTTAGGCGGTGCCGGCACATACGCTTCGTTATCGGCATCGTATTTTGGTGTAAAATCAAGAATTGTTTCTGTAGTAGGTGGTGATTTCCCTCAGGAAAATATGGATTTATTAAAAAGCCGAAATGTTGACCTTGAAGGTTTGGAAATAATAAAAGGCGAGAAATCTTTCTTTTGGGAAGGAGAGTATCACAATGATATGAATAGTAGAACAACTATTGCCACAGAGGTTAATGTGTTCGAAAAATTTGAAGCCAATATACCGGAATCCTATAAAGAGAGCGATTACCTGTTACTTGGTAATTTGCATCCTGCTATTCAAAATTCTGTTTTGGAACAAATGAACAAGCGTCCGAAACTGGTAGTTATGGACACAATGAATTTCTGGATGGATAATGCATGGGATGAGCTTTTGGCAACAATCAGAAAAGTTGATGTTTTGGCGATTAATGATGAAGAAGCCCGCCAACTTTCAGGTGAATATTCATTGTTGAAGGCAGCCAATGCTATTATGACTATGGGACCAAAATTCCTAATCATAAAAAAAGGAGAACACGGTGCACTTTTGTTTAATGACGATAAAGTTTTCTTCGCACCTGCACTTCCATTGGAGAACGTGTTCGACCCTACCGGTGCCGGTGATACTTTTGCAGGTGGATTTGTAGGATATTTATCTAAAACTGATGATTTGTCCTTCGAAAATATGAAACGTGCGGTGATCTATGGTTCTGCAATGGCGTCCTTTACTGTTGAGAAATTCGGAACGGACAGGTTGATTGATTTAAGCGATGAAGAAGTTTCGGACAGACTTCAAAAATTCTTAACGCTTACAAAATTTGATATTTTATTGTAA